The Dongia rigui genome includes the window CCAGCGCCAACCTCGCCGATTACATGTTCTTCCAGGCCAAGATCGACGGCGGTCCCAATGCCGGCACCCATGCGCTGTTCTTCGTCGACAATGACACGCCGGGTGTCGAGATCGTGCGCACGCCGGCCTATACCCATAACTACCGGGCGCATCACCCGATTTATCGCTTCACCGATGTGCGCGTGCCGGCGGATCACCTGATCGGCAAAGAAGGCGACGGCATGGGCTTCACCTATGCCTGGTTCCGCCACGAACGCCTGATGATCGCCGCACGCTGCTGCGGTGCCGCCGAGCGGCTGATCGATGAAGCCACAACCTTTGCCAAGCAGCGCATCGTCTTTGGCGCCCCTTTGGCCGACACCCAGGCGGTGCAGTTCATGCTGGCGGACAGTGTCACGGAGTTGTTCGCCGCTCGCCTCATGACCTATGAGACGGCGCGGGCCATCGATACGGGCGCGGATGTGAAGACGGCGCATGCCCAATGCGGCATGGCCAAGCTCTATGCCAGCGAGATGGCCGGCCGCGTCGCCGACCGTGCCGTGCAGATCTTCGGCGGCCGCGGCTATATGCGCGAAAACGTCGCCGAGCGCTTCTTCCGCGAACTCCGCGTCGACCGCATCTGGGAAGGTGCCAGCGAAATCCAGCGCATCATCATTGCCAACGGCCTGCTGAAGCGCGGAACGCAGAGTTTGGTGGGTTAAGTAGTTCACTAATTGTCATCCCCCGCGCAGGCGGGGGATCCACGAGTTTCTTTCTTCGGTTGCCGGCAAACTCGTGGATGGTCCGCCTTCGCGGACCATGACGAAGGAGGGGTGGTGCCCCCTGCCCTAGCCAAACCCCCATGCCCCCAGCTACAGTCCGCGCCGGGGACGGGCGGATTTCAGGGGTAATTACCATGCTTCAGGGCGTATGGCGGGCGATGCAGCCGGTTCTGCCGGTTCTCATCGGCATCACGCTGATCGAGACGGCGCTGGGTGTGCTGATGCCGCTCATCGGCATCCAGCTCTCCCGCTGGGGCGTCTCGTCGATCGTCGTCGGCATCGCCGCCTCGGCTTATTTCGTCGGCTTCCTGGCCGGCACCCTCTTCTGCCAGCGAATCATCAAGCGCGTCGGGCATATCCGTGCCTTCGGCGTCTTCGTCGTGCTGGCGGCGGATGCCACCGTGCTGCACCTCGTCATCCAGGACGCCTATTTCTGGATCGCCTTCCGCGCCATTGCCGGCTTTGCACTCGCCGGCGGCTTCGTCGTCATCGAATCCTGGCTCAACGACAAGTCCAGCGACGATACCCGCAGCAAGATCTTCGCCATCTATACCGTGGTGAGCTGGGGCGCTTCCGGCATCTCGCCCTTGCTGCTCAACATCGACGATCCGACCGGCGTGCTGCTCTTTGCGCTCTGCACGGTCTGCATGGCAAGTGCCATGATCCCCCTCGGCCTCACCAAGATCGGCAATCCGGTGATCGCCGAGCACGTTCACCTCTCCATCCCGCGCCTCTTCAAGGCGTCACCCCTGGGCGTCGTGTGCTGCTTCGGAGCAGGTTTCTTGAACGGCGCCCTTTACGGATTGCTGCCCAACTATATCGACGGGCTCGCGATGGGTGAGAAGGAGCTTTCCTTCCTCATTCTCATTGGCACCATCGCCGTGCTGCTGTCGCAATTCCCGATCGGCCATGCCGCCGACGTCTATGGCCGCCGCCCGATCATCATCGGGACGGTCGCCGCCTCGTGTCTCCTCTGCTTCATCATCTTCGCAACACCTGAGCTGCCCTATATTTTCCTGCTCTGCCTCTTCTTCCTGCTCTCCGCCTTCCAATCGCCGCTCTATGCGCTGGGCATCGGCCAGACCAGCGATTACGTGGCGAAGAAGGAATTCGTCGCGGCGTCATCGGGATTGCTTTTCGCCTGGGGGCTCGGCGCCTCAATCGGGCCGTCGCTGGCCGGCGTCACCATGAACGAGCTGGGGCCGCGCGGGCTCTTCCTGTTCGTCGGCTGCGGCTATGGCCTCATTGCTGCCTTCGCGCTTTATCGTGTGCTGCGGCGCAAGGCGAAGACGCCGGAAGAGCAGAGCAATTTCGTCGCCGTTCCCGCCGTGCAAGGCGCTTACGGCGCTCCGGAACTCGACCCCCGCGGCGAACACATGCCGCATGTGGGGGCGAAGCCTATGCCGGATTGAAACACCCCTCACCCCGGCCCTCTCCCCACTTCGTGGGGCGAGGGAGTTTTTAAGCGAGCCTTGCCTATAAGCCCCTCGCCCCTCTGGGGAGAGGGGTTGGGGTGAGGGGGCTTACGACGTCGCCATCAACGGCAAAGGCCGCCGGAACTTCACTTCGCCCATATCATTAGCATCGAGTTCGCGGGCGTAACGGTGGCCGCTGTAGACGGCGTAGGCGATGAGGCCGGGGGCGAGGCAGTCACCGATGCGGGTCACGGATTTGATGCCGGCGTCCTTGAGGGCATCCGGGTTGGCGATCAGTGATTGATAGAGTGCTTCTTCCGGCAGGCGCGCGGTGACCGGCACGATTGCGTCGACGGGGATGAATTCGGGTTCCTCGCCGTATGAATGCTCCAACTGCGCGACACCGTCCTTGACGCCAACCAGATCGCGGGACGGGATGACGCGGATGCCGAGCTTGCGCAAATGCTTGTTGATGACCAGCAGTTCCAGCGTGTTGGTGGTCCAGCTGGAAGCCGTGTCACCGGTCGTCACATAGATGACCTTGAGGCCCGCCTTGGCGAGGCGCTCGGCCAGGACACCGGCGAGGTAGAAAAGATCATCGTCATAGACCAAGACCGTGCCGGAGCCCGGCAGGCGACCCGCCATGATGCCGTCGGGCGAGAAGACGTTGGCTTTGTCGAGGCCGGGGATTGGGTAGGCATGCGAGCGCCCCACGCCATCTTTCCGCCAATGACAGCCAGTCGCCAGCACCACGCGCTCGAAACCGTATTCGAGGATGTTGGCAGCATTGAGACGGCTGTCGAGATAGGTTTCGACATTGGTCATCTTGCCGATCTGGCCCAAGCGGTAATCGCGGACACGGCCCCAGGCGGAAAGACCGGGCAGACGCGATTCCTTGTTCACGCGGCCGCCAAGCTCGGTCGAACTTTCGGCCAAAGCCACGTCGTAACCGCGCAGGCCCAGCGCACGCGCGGCTTCCAGCCCGGCCGGGCCGCCGCCGACGATAAGGACGCGGTCGTTCGAGGCTTTCGGCGAAATCAGTTCCGGGTGCCAGCCCTTGCGCCATTCCTCGCCCATGGTCGGGTTCTGGGTGCAGCGGATCGGCGTGATGGTGTAGTCGCCGGAGACGCAGATGTTGCAGCCGATGCATTCGCGGATGTCTTCGAGACGGCCTTCCTCGATCTTCTTCGGCAGATAGGGATCGGCGATGGAGGGCCGCGCCGCCCCGATCATGTCGAGGACGCCCTTCTTGATCAGCGAGACCATGCGGTCAGGCGACGTGTAGCGGCCGACACCGACGACCGGCTTGGTGGTCAGCGTCTTCACAAACGCCGTGAAGGGCTCCTGGAAGCCTTCCTCCGAGAAGCGCGAGGTCTGGCTGTCATGTTTCCAGGTCGAGAGGTTGACGTCCCAGAGGTCGGGGAGTTCCGCCAGCATGGCGACGATGTCCTTGGCCTCGCCATCGGCGGCGATGCCATCCTTCCCCATCATTTCATCGACGGCAAAGCGCACGGCGATGCCGCAGGTGTCGCCGACGGCGGATTTCGCGTCCTCGATCACCTCACGGAACAGGCGGATGCGGTTTTCGAGGCTGCCGCCATATTCGTCGATGCGCTGGTTGCGGCGCTTTTGCAGGAAGTGCATCGGCATGGAAAGGTCGTGGCCGGCATAGACGTAGACGATGTCGAAGCCCGCCTTCTTCGCCCGGATCGCGGCATCGCGATGCCAGCGGCGATAGTCGCGGATGTCCTGCCGGTCCATGGCGCGGGCCTGGAAGGGGTAGTAGCTGGTCGGCTGATGCACCGGGCCGATCGGCACTTCGCGGCTGTAGAGGTTGGAGGAGGACGGGCCGTTATGGACCAATTCCACCGCCGCCAGCGAGCCGTGGCGGTGCACGGCTTCCGTCATCATGGAAAGATAGGGGATGTCGTGGTCGTCCCAGATGCGCGCCTCGACATAGGGTGTGACGTCGCCGCTGGGATGGATTTCGCATTCCTCGGTCGAGACCACGGCCCAGCCGCCCTCGGCCTTCATGCCGCGCATGGCGGCGTGGCCATGGGGATGCTGATGACCCATGCCGTTGCAATGCGGCACCTGGAAGAAGCGGTTCCTGGCCGTGACCGGGCCGATCTTCACCGGCTCGAACAGGATATCGTAACGCGGGTCGCGGGCCATGGTCTTCCCCTTGCCTTAAGATATGGGTATGCGGGTTTTGGGCGGACTGTAGACGTGCGGGCGAGATAGACGCAAGCCGTGCTTTGCGGCTATTTTCAGCGCTTCGTGAGCCACAAATGTCAGATGAAATGAAGAAGAGACTGGCGGTTGCGCGGCTGTGGTATGAGGGCAATTCCTTTTCGCCCCTCACCACCGGGCTTGAGATCTTCGAGGCGCGCGAATGGGTCGAGGGCGAGGCGGCCTTGCCGCTCTACCGCGACACGGCGACGGAAATGGGCGCCGTCATCGCCTTTGCCGATGCGCATGAGGAATGGGAGGTGACGTTCCTGCGCTGTGCCGCCGCCCCACCGGGCGGGCCGGTCACGGACGATGCCTTTGCTGTCATTCGCGGCGATATCCTCGATGGGCTGCAGCGGCAGAAATGGGACGCGGTCTATCTGTCGCTCCACGGCGCCATGATCACCTGCGGCAACCCGACGCCGGAACTCGATCTGCTGACGGATGTGCGCAGCGTGATCGGCAGGACGCCGCTCGCCGTCACCTTCGACCTCCACGCCAATCTCGGCCAGCCGATGATCGATCTGGTCGACATCGCCATCGGCTACAAGACCTATCCGCATGTCGACATGGATCAGGTGGCAGCGCGCGCCGTGACACTCGTCACCGACATGGCCCAGGGCAAGGTCAAGCCGGTCGGCGCCATCGCCAAGGTGCCGGCGATCTTTACCAGCTTCAACATGCGCACGACCGACGGGCCGATGGCGGAAGTGGCATCAGCCGCCGCCAAATGGCGCGGTGAAGACGGCGTCCTGGAAGCCACCGTCTTTGGCGGTTTCGCCTATGGCGATTCACCCTTTGCCGGCCCCACGGCCATGGTCTTTGCCGATGGCGACCGCATGCTGGCTCAGCGTGCGGCGAAGGCCCTCGCCCATGACATGGCGAGCCGGCGCGAGCGTTTTCAGTTGAAATTGCCGAGCCCGGCTGAGGCGATCGCCGAGGCCCTGCGCACGCCCGGCAACAAACCGGCGGCGATCACGGACCCCGCCGACAATCCGCTTTCCGGCGGCATCGGTGATACGCCGACCCTGTTCCGCGCCCTGCTCGACGCCAGGCCGGATGTGCCTTGCGTCTTCGCCTTCTTCTGGGATCCCGATCTGGTGACGGAAGCGCGCCGTGCCGGCATCGGCGCCAAGCTCGACGTCGCCTTCGGCGGGCGTGTCAGCCCGGCCTTCGGCAAGCCGGCGCGCATCAGCGCCACGGTGCTGGCCTTGACCGAGGGCAAATTCCGCAATGTCGGGCCGTTTGAGAACAATCTTGCGATCGATGTCGGCCAGACGGCGCTGTTCGATGTCGAGGGCATCAAGGTGATCGTGACCTCCAGCTGCCAGACACCCAATGACCCCGCCTATTTCACGCTGCACGGCATCGATCTGGCGCAAGTGGGCCTACTCTGCGTCAAAGCCAAGAACCATTTCCGCGCCGGCTTCAC containing:
- a CDS encoding acyl-CoA dehydrogenase family protein, translated to MSLPLPPRAREIQARVRAFVDAELIPWEVHAEMHEGLVPDDVWARMKTKAREAGLDNMDMPVEMGGRGYSTLEQVVAQEQTGRVTNALGWCANNPQKWMLEACSPAQVERWIKPLMSDARHECYAITEAEAGSDVDAIKSTARRDGEHYILNGEKWHVTSANLADYMFFQAKIDGGPNAGTHALFFVDNDTPGVEIVRTPAYTHNYRAHHPIYRFTDVRVPADHLIGKEGDGMGFTYAWFRHERLMIAARCCGAAERLIDEATTFAKQRIVFGAPLADTQAVQFMLADSVTELFAARLMTYETARAIDTGADVKTAHAQCGMAKLYASEMAGRVADRAVQIFGGRGYMRENVAERFFRELRVDRIWEGASEIQRIIIANGLLKRGTQSLVG
- a CDS encoding MFS transporter, with translation MLQGVWRAMQPVLPVLIGITLIETALGVLMPLIGIQLSRWGVSSIVVGIAASAYFVGFLAGTLFCQRIIKRVGHIRAFGVFVVLAADATVLHLVIQDAYFWIAFRAIAGFALAGGFVVIESWLNDKSSDDTRSKIFAIYTVVSWGASGISPLLLNIDDPTGVLLFALCTVCMASAMIPLGLTKIGNPVIAEHVHLSIPRLFKASPLGVVCCFGAGFLNGALYGLLPNYIDGLAMGEKELSFLILIGTIAVLLSQFPIGHAADVYGRRPIIIGTVAASCLLCFIIFATPELPYIFLLCLFFLLSAFQSPLYALGIGQTSDYVAKKEFVAASSGLLFAWGLGASIGPSLAGVTMNELGPRGLFLFVGCGYGLIAAFALYRVLRRKAKTPEEQSNFVAVPAVQGAYGAPELDPRGEHMPHVGAKPMPD
- a CDS encoding oxidoreductase produces the protein MARDPRYDILFEPVKIGPVTARNRFFQVPHCNGMGHQHPHGHAAMRGMKAEGGWAVVSTEECEIHPSGDVTPYVEARIWDDHDIPYLSMMTEAVHRHGSLAAVELVHNGPSSSNLYSREVPIGPVHQPTSYYPFQARAMDRQDIRDYRRWHRDAAIRAKKAGFDIVYVYAGHDLSMPMHFLQKRRNQRIDEYGGSLENRIRLFREVIEDAKSAVGDTCGIAVRFAVDEMMGKDGIAADGEAKDIVAMLAELPDLWDVNLSTWKHDSQTSRFSEEGFQEPFTAFVKTLTTKPVVGVGRYTSPDRMVSLIKKGVLDMIGAARPSIADPYLPKKIEEGRLEDIRECIGCNICVSGDYTITPIRCTQNPTMGEEWRKGWHPELISPKASNDRVLIVGGGPAGLEAARALGLRGYDVALAESSTELGGRVNKESRLPGLSAWGRVRDYRLGQIGKMTNVETYLDSRLNAANILEYGFERVVLATGCHWRKDGVGRSHAYPIPGLDKANVFSPDGIMAGRLPGSGTVLVYDDDLFYLAGVLAERLAKAGLKVIYVTTGDTASSWTTNTLELLVINKHLRKLGIRVIPSRDLVGVKDGVAQLEHSYGEEPEFIPVDAIVPVTARLPEEALYQSLIANPDALKDAGIKSVTRIGDCLAPGLIAYAVYSGHRYARELDANDMGEVKFRRPLPLMATS
- a CDS encoding M81 family metallopeptidase → MSDEMKKRLAVARLWYEGNSFSPLTTGLEIFEAREWVEGEAALPLYRDTATEMGAVIAFADAHEEWEVTFLRCAAAPPGGPVTDDAFAVIRGDILDGLQRQKWDAVYLSLHGAMITCGNPTPELDLLTDVRSVIGRTPLAVTFDLHANLGQPMIDLVDIAIGYKTYPHVDMDQVAARAVTLVTDMAQGKVKPVGAIAKVPAIFTSFNMRTTDGPMAEVASAAAKWRGEDGVLEATVFGGFAYGDSPFAGPTAMVFADGDRMLAQRAAKALAHDMASRRERFQLKLPSPAEAIAEALRTPGNKPAAITDPADNPLSGGIGDTPTLFRALLDARPDVPCVFAFFWDPDLVTEARRAGIGAKLDVAFGGRVSPAFGKPARISATVLALTEGKFRNVGPFENNLAIDVGQTALFDVEGIKVIVTSSCQTPNDPAYFTLHGIDLAQVGLLCVKAKNHFRAGFTPLTRTIIECDAPGPAAASLQHYKFRYAPDSLAR